A region of Toxorhynchites rutilus septentrionalis strain SRP chromosome 1, ASM2978413v1, whole genome shotgun sequence DNA encodes the following proteins:
- the LOC129761984 gene encoding protein retinal degeneration B isoform X3 gives MLIKEYRIPLPLTVEEYRIAQLYMIAKKSRDESKGAGSGVEIIVNEPYQDGPGGNGQYTRKIYHVGSHLPGWIKGLLPKSALTVEEEAWNAYPYTKTRYTCPFVEKFSLEIETYYFSDNGYQDNVFKLSGGDLRNRIVDTIDIVKDQLTGADYIREEDPTLYVSEKTGRGPLGEHWLADYWDEVRGKNQPTANNMSLMCAYKLCRVEFRYWGMQTKLEKFIHDVALRKTMVRAHRQAWAWQDEWHGLTMDDIREIERQTQLALQKKMGNEDEEDDERSTSENNSRQSNQFNSIEKTEENSTPQVMKKPTISPPSPEQFSQQPPKVRKHPVVDSSEEDEEEEDGDNKESHEPEASHQNLRNNYLTSVAKLGSKGQLHSPLGSAHSFDLQNANHNVLRRSVANWRMEKLEMDSKSGSEEEFFDCLGELNEQHPSLAKWSSLELLAEEEDSPPLPNDKYQEDTIFSHSYLQRVASERENRRPTLGASSSLDRGSDSPPGSPTLPTCSTTVLLLVMHAGSVLDANSDMTAKKSDVTTFRGAFESVMRQHYPSLVGHVAIRLVPCPSVCTDALGILSSLSPYSFDASPSTIDIPNLTDIPIGAIPLLTTCSPDFQEAVNRSIASANMVYNEFLRTEEGRGFNGQVALIGDSMASVLAHDALGRVNVRHGSEASGLDHIVDFVEVNDLDATKLLTAPSPRRRSSSTSESRLPKFEFEVGDFFMFGSPLAIILAARRLSDSRNGTNKPACSQIYNLFHPTDPVAARLEPLLSARFSLLPPVNIPRYAKYPLGNGQPYHLLELIQSFPHIFSDGPPPRRLSDTSIQSAASGMIDNVPLTTINQLQQRWWGSKRLDYALYCPDGLSNFPAHALPHLFHASYWESSDVIAFILRRIGRFDNLTLVGSDDKEVSSFRPAQAREKWNRKRTSVKLKNVTANHRANDVIVREGEPQKIVARFMYGPLDVITLAGERVDIHVMRDPPGGEWSLLSTETSDKNGRVTYVLPEEQSLGYGIYPVKMVVRGDHTSVDFYLAVVPPKTECIVFSIDGSFTASVSVTGKDPKVRAGAVDICRHWQELGYLLVYITGRPDMQQQRVLSWLSQHNFPHGLVSFADGFSTDPLGHKSAYLNNLIQNHGVIVHLAYGSSKDISVYTSIGLKPKQIFIVGKVSKKHQLLATPLTEGYASHLSSLIAPGGSRPAQGNARMVIPRGCFNLPGQNQSIRRRRFVPS, from the exons ATGTTGATAAAGGAGTACAGGATACCACTGCCGCTCACGGTGGAGGAATACAGGATAGCTCAGCTTTACATGATAGCG AAAAAGAGCCGCGATGAAAGTAAAGGCGCCGGAAGTGGTGTGGAGATTATCGTCAACGAGCCCTACCAGGATGGGCCGGGCGGAAATGGGCAGTATACTCGGAAGATATATCACGTGGGGAGCCACCTTCCCGGTTGGATCAAAGGATTGCTACCGAAGAGTGCACTCACGGTGGAAGAGGAAGCGTGGAATGCCTATCCGTACACCAAAACGCGATACACGTGTCCTTTCGTGGAGAAGTTCTCGTTGGAGATAGAAACCTACTACTTTTCCGACAATGGTTACCAGGATAATGTGTTTAAGCTGAGCGGAGGCGATTTGCGAAATCGAATAGTAGATACCATCGACATTGTGAAGGATCAGCTGACCGGAGCGGATTATATCCGCGAGGAAGATCCGACGCTGTATGTTTCGGAGAAAACGGGACGAGGCCCTCTGGGAGAGCACTGGCTGGCTGACTATTGGGATGAGGTGAGAGGGAAGAACCAACCAACGGCAAACAATATGTCACTGATGTGCGCTTACAAGCTGTGCCGAGTCGAGTTTCGCTACTGGGGTATGCAAACCaagttggaaaaattcattcacGATGTTGCGTTGCGGAAAACCATGGTCCGGGCCCATCGTCAAGCGTGGGCCTGGCAGGACGAATGGCACGGTCTCACCATGGACGACATCCGTGAAATCGAGCGACAGACGCAGCTAGCGCTTCAGAAGAAAATGGGCAATGAGGATGAGGAAGATGATG AGCGAAGCACATCGGAAAATAACAGCCGCCAATCGAATCAATTCAATTCGATTGAAAAGACTGAAGAAAATTCTACACCTCAGGTCATGAAGAAGCCCACTATATCACCTCCGTCGCCAGAACAGTTTTCACAGCAACCACCGAAGGTTAGGAAGCATCCTGTGGTAGATAGTTCCGAGGAAGATGAGGAGGAAGAAGATGGCGATAATAAGGAATCGCATGAGCCGGAAGCGAGTCATCAGAACCTACGCAATAATTACCTGACCAGTGTGGCAAAATTGGGATCAAAAGGGCAACTCCACTCACCGCTTGGTTCGGCACATAGTTTCGATCTGCAG aacGCAAATCACAATGTATTACGAAGAAGT GTCGCGAATTGGCGCATGGAAAAGCTGGAGATGGATTCGAAATCCGGCTCTGAAGAGGAGTTCTTCGATTGCCTTG GTGAATTGAACGAGCAACATCCATCGCTGGCCAAATGGAGTTCACTGGAACTACTCGCCGAAGAGGAGGACAGCCCACCGCTACCGAACGACAAGTACCAGGAGGATACCATCTTTTCGCACAGTTATCTACAGCGGGTCGCATCCGAGAGGGAGAATCGTCGCCCGACGCTAGGTGCTTCGTCGAGTTTGGATCGAGGATCCGATTCGCCTCCGGGGTCACCTACACTGCCCACTTGCTCTACCACAGTACTGTTGCTGGTGATGCATGCCGGGAGTGTGTTGGACGCAAATTCTGACATGACTGCCAAGAAATCCGATGTGACCACGTTTCGGGGGGCGTTCGAGTCGGTTATGCGACAACACTATCCATCGTTGGTGGGTCACGTGGCGATACGATTGGTTCCTTGCCCATCCGTTTGTACCGATGCGTTGGGTATTCTGTCCAGCCTGAGTCCATACTCGTTCGACGCGTCCCCTTCGACAATTGACATTCCAAATCTGACAGATATACCCATCGGAGCCATTCCTCTGCTGACTACGTGTTCGCCTGACTTTCAGGAAGCTGTCAATCGGTCTATTGCCAGCGCCAATATGGTTTACAACGAGTTCTTGAGGACCGAAGAGGGCAGAGGGTTCAACGGTCAAGTGGCTCTTATTGGGGATTCCATGGCAAGTGTTTTGGCCCACGATGCCTTGGGTAGGGTAAATGTCCGACATGGGAGTGAAGCTTCCGGATTAGATCACATAGTGGACTTCGTTGAAGTGAATGATCTGGACGCTACCAAGCTGTTGACGGCTCCTTCCCCACGACGGAGGTCTTCCTCAACCAGTGAATCAAGACTTCCAAAGTTTGAATTTGAAGTGGGGGATTTCTTCATGTTCGGTAGTCCTCTGGCTATTATACTGGCAGCTCGCAGGCTGAGTGACAGTCGCAACGGTACCAACAAACCTGCCTGCTCCCAAATCTACAACCTATTCCATCCGACCGATCCGGTTGCAGCCCGTCTCGAACCTCTTCTGAGCGCGCGCTTCTCATTGCTTCCACCGGTTAACATTCCCCGCTATGCAAAGTATCCACTAGGTAACGGTCAACCATACCACCTGCTGGAGCTGATACAATCTTTCCCGCATATATTCAGCGATGGGCCACCTCCGAGACGACTCTCGGACACCTCGATCCAAAGCGCCGCCTCCGGAATGATCGATAACGTTCCGCTAACGACCATCAATCAGCTTCAGCAGCGTTGGTGGGGTTCCAAGCGGTTAGACTACGCTCTCTATTGTCCCGACGGATTGAGTAACTTCCCAGCTCACGCCCTCCCACATCTGTTCCACGCAAGCTACTGGGAGTCCAGCGATGTGATTGCTTTCATTCTCCGTCGCATCGGACGATTCGATAATCTTACTCTGGTGGGATCCGATGATAAGGAGGTGTCGTCCTTCCGCCCGGCACAGGCACGAGAAAAGTGGAACAGGAAGCGAACTTCGGTGAAGCTGAAAAACGTTACCGCCAACCACAGGGCGAACGATGTGATCGTGCGGGAAGGAGAGCCCCAGAAGATAGTGGCGCGGTTTATGTACGGCCCACTAGACGTTATCACGTTGGCCGGCGAGAGAGTTGACATCCACGTGATGAGAGACCCACCGGGTGGTGAGTGGAGTCTCCTTTCCACCGAAACCAGCGACAAGAATGGTCGAGTCACCTATGTTCTACCCGAAGAGCAATCGCTCGGCTATGGTATCTATCCTGTTAAAATGGTTGTGCGAGGTGATCATACCTCGGTCGATTTCTACCTGGCTGTGGTTCCACCGAAAACCGAGTGTATTGTGTTCAGCATAGATGGATCGTTCACTGCATCGGTTTCGGTGACGGGAAAAGATCCCAAGGTTCGGGCTGGCGCCGTCGATATTTGCCGTCACTGGCAGGAGCTGGGCTATCTGTTGGTATACATCACCGGTAGGCCAGATATGCAACAGCAACGGGTACTTTCCTGGCTGAGCCAGCATAATTTCCCTCACGGGCTAGTTTCGTTTGCCGATGGGTTTTCAACGGACCCTCTGGGTCACAAATCCGCCTATTTGAATAACTTGATACAGAACCATGGAGTGATTGTTCACCTCGCCTACGGTAGCAGCAAAGATATTAGTGTGTATACGAGCATCGGATTGAAACCAAAGCAGATATTTATTGTAGGCAAG GTGAGCAAGAAACATCAACTATTGGCGACACCACTAACGGAAGGCTATGCTTCTCACCTGAGTTCCTTGATAGCTCCAGGAGGTTCCCGGCCAGCCCAAGGCAATGCCCGCATGGTCATACCAAGGGGCTGCTTTAATCTTCCCGGCCAAAACCAGTCCATTCGCAGGAGAAGGTTCGTTCCGAGCTAA
- the LOC129761984 gene encoding protein retinal degeneration B isoform X2, which produces MLIKEYRIPLPLTVEEYRIAQLYMIAKKSRDESKGAGSGVEIIVNEPYQDGPGGNGQYTRKIYHVGSHLPGWIKGLLPKSALTVEEEAWNAYPYTKTRYTCPFVEKFSLEIETYYFSDNGYQDNVFKLSGGDLRNRIVDTIDIVKDQLTGADYIREEDPTLYVSEKTGRGPLGEHWLADYWDEVRGKNQPTANNMSLMCAYKLCRVEFRYWGMQTKLEKFIHDVALRKTMVRAHRQAWAWQDEWHGLTMDDIREIERQTQLALQKKMGNEDEEDDERSTSENNSRQSNQFNSIEKTEENSTPQVMKKPTISPPSPEQFSQQPPKVRKHPVVDSSEEDEEEEDGDNKESHEPEASHQNLRNNYLTSVAKLGSKGQLHSPLGSAHSFDLQVANWRMEKLEMDSKSGSEEEFFDCLGELNEQHPSLAKWSSLELLAEEEDSPPLPNDKYQEDTIFSHSYLQRVASERENRRPTLGASSSLDRGSDSPPGSPTLPTCSTTVLLLVMHAGSVLDANSDMTAKKSDVTTFRGAFESVMRQHYPSLVGHVAIRLVPCPSVCTDALGILSSLSPYSFDASPSTIDIPNLTDIPIGAIPLLTTCSPDFQEAVNRSIASANMVYNEFLRTEEGRGFNGQVALIGDSMASVLAHDALGRVNVRHGSEASGLDHIVDFVEVNDLDATKLLTAPSPRRRSSSTSESRLPKFEFEVGDFFMFGSPLAIILAARRLSDSRNGTNKPACSQIYNLFHPTDPVAARLEPLLSARFSLLPPVNIPRYAKYPLGNGQPYHLLELIQSFPHIFSDGPPPRRLSDTSIQSAASGMIDNVPLTTINQLQQRWWGSKRLDYALYCPDGLSNFPAHALPHLFHASYWESSDVIAFILRRIGRFDNLTLVGSDDKEVSSFRPAQAREKWNRKRTSVKLKNVTANHRANDVIVREGEPQKIVARFMYGPLDVITLAGERVDIHVMRDPPGGEWSLLSTETSDKNGRVTYVLPEEQSLGYGIYPVKMVVRGDHTSVDFYLAVVPPKTECIVFSIDGSFTASVSVTGKDPKVRAGAVDICRHWQELGYLLVYITGRPDMQQQRVLSWLSQHNFPHGLVSFADGFSTDPLGHKSAYLNNLIQNHGVIVHLAYGSSKDISVYTSIGLKPKQIFIVGKVSKKHQLLATPLTEGYASHLSSLIAPGGSRPAQGNARMVIPRGCFNLPGQNQSIRRRSNNDAGISSPVRSGFLKRKTYLH; this is translated from the exons ATGTTGATAAAGGAGTACAGGATACCACTGCCGCTCACGGTGGAGGAATACAGGATAGCTCAGCTTTACATGATAGCG AAAAAGAGCCGCGATGAAAGTAAAGGCGCCGGAAGTGGTGTGGAGATTATCGTCAACGAGCCCTACCAGGATGGGCCGGGCGGAAATGGGCAGTATACTCGGAAGATATATCACGTGGGGAGCCACCTTCCCGGTTGGATCAAAGGATTGCTACCGAAGAGTGCACTCACGGTGGAAGAGGAAGCGTGGAATGCCTATCCGTACACCAAAACGCGATACACGTGTCCTTTCGTGGAGAAGTTCTCGTTGGAGATAGAAACCTACTACTTTTCCGACAATGGTTACCAGGATAATGTGTTTAAGCTGAGCGGAGGCGATTTGCGAAATCGAATAGTAGATACCATCGACATTGTGAAGGATCAGCTGACCGGAGCGGATTATATCCGCGAGGAAGATCCGACGCTGTATGTTTCGGAGAAAACGGGACGAGGCCCTCTGGGAGAGCACTGGCTGGCTGACTATTGGGATGAGGTGAGAGGGAAGAACCAACCAACGGCAAACAATATGTCACTGATGTGCGCTTACAAGCTGTGCCGAGTCGAGTTTCGCTACTGGGGTATGCAAACCaagttggaaaaattcattcacGATGTTGCGTTGCGGAAAACCATGGTCCGGGCCCATCGTCAAGCGTGGGCCTGGCAGGACGAATGGCACGGTCTCACCATGGACGACATCCGTGAAATCGAGCGACAGACGCAGCTAGCGCTTCAGAAGAAAATGGGCAATGAGGATGAGGAAGATGATG AGCGAAGCACATCGGAAAATAACAGCCGCCAATCGAATCAATTCAATTCGATTGAAAAGACTGAAGAAAATTCTACACCTCAGGTCATGAAGAAGCCCACTATATCACCTCCGTCGCCAGAACAGTTTTCACAGCAACCACCGAAGGTTAGGAAGCATCCTGTGGTAGATAGTTCCGAGGAAGATGAGGAGGAAGAAGATGGCGATAATAAGGAATCGCATGAGCCGGAAGCGAGTCATCAGAACCTACGCAATAATTACCTGACCAGTGTGGCAAAATTGGGATCAAAAGGGCAACTCCACTCACCGCTTGGTTCGGCACATAGTTTCGATCTGCAG GTCGCGAATTGGCGCATGGAAAAGCTGGAGATGGATTCGAAATCCGGCTCTGAAGAGGAGTTCTTCGATTGCCTTG GTGAATTGAACGAGCAACATCCATCGCTGGCCAAATGGAGTTCACTGGAACTACTCGCCGAAGAGGAGGACAGCCCACCGCTACCGAACGACAAGTACCAGGAGGATACCATCTTTTCGCACAGTTATCTACAGCGGGTCGCATCCGAGAGGGAGAATCGTCGCCCGACGCTAGGTGCTTCGTCGAGTTTGGATCGAGGATCCGATTCGCCTCCGGGGTCACCTACACTGCCCACTTGCTCTACCACAGTACTGTTGCTGGTGATGCATGCCGGGAGTGTGTTGGACGCAAATTCTGACATGACTGCCAAGAAATCCGATGTGACCACGTTTCGGGGGGCGTTCGAGTCGGTTATGCGACAACACTATCCATCGTTGGTGGGTCACGTGGCGATACGATTGGTTCCTTGCCCATCCGTTTGTACCGATGCGTTGGGTATTCTGTCCAGCCTGAGTCCATACTCGTTCGACGCGTCCCCTTCGACAATTGACATTCCAAATCTGACAGATATACCCATCGGAGCCATTCCTCTGCTGACTACGTGTTCGCCTGACTTTCAGGAAGCTGTCAATCGGTCTATTGCCAGCGCCAATATGGTTTACAACGAGTTCTTGAGGACCGAAGAGGGCAGAGGGTTCAACGGTCAAGTGGCTCTTATTGGGGATTCCATGGCAAGTGTTTTGGCCCACGATGCCTTGGGTAGGGTAAATGTCCGACATGGGAGTGAAGCTTCCGGATTAGATCACATAGTGGACTTCGTTGAAGTGAATGATCTGGACGCTACCAAGCTGTTGACGGCTCCTTCCCCACGACGGAGGTCTTCCTCAACCAGTGAATCAAGACTTCCAAAGTTTGAATTTGAAGTGGGGGATTTCTTCATGTTCGGTAGTCCTCTGGCTATTATACTGGCAGCTCGCAGGCTGAGTGACAGTCGCAACGGTACCAACAAACCTGCCTGCTCCCAAATCTACAACCTATTCCATCCGACCGATCCGGTTGCAGCCCGTCTCGAACCTCTTCTGAGCGCGCGCTTCTCATTGCTTCCACCGGTTAACATTCCCCGCTATGCAAAGTATCCACTAGGTAACGGTCAACCATACCACCTGCTGGAGCTGATACAATCTTTCCCGCATATATTCAGCGATGGGCCACCTCCGAGACGACTCTCGGACACCTCGATCCAAAGCGCCGCCTCCGGAATGATCGATAACGTTCCGCTAACGACCATCAATCAGCTTCAGCAGCGTTGGTGGGGTTCCAAGCGGTTAGACTACGCTCTCTATTGTCCCGACGGATTGAGTAACTTCCCAGCTCACGCCCTCCCACATCTGTTCCACGCAAGCTACTGGGAGTCCAGCGATGTGATTGCTTTCATTCTCCGTCGCATCGGACGATTCGATAATCTTACTCTGGTGGGATCCGATGATAAGGAGGTGTCGTCCTTCCGCCCGGCACAGGCACGAGAAAAGTGGAACAGGAAGCGAACTTCGGTGAAGCTGAAAAACGTTACCGCCAACCACAGGGCGAACGATGTGATCGTGCGGGAAGGAGAGCCCCAGAAGATAGTGGCGCGGTTTATGTACGGCCCACTAGACGTTATCACGTTGGCCGGCGAGAGAGTTGACATCCACGTGATGAGAGACCCACCGGGTGGTGAGTGGAGTCTCCTTTCCACCGAAACCAGCGACAAGAATGGTCGAGTCACCTATGTTCTACCCGAAGAGCAATCGCTCGGCTATGGTATCTATCCTGTTAAAATGGTTGTGCGAGGTGATCATACCTCGGTCGATTTCTACCTGGCTGTGGTTCCACCGAAAACCGAGTGTATTGTGTTCAGCATAGATGGATCGTTCACTGCATCGGTTTCGGTGACGGGAAAAGATCCCAAGGTTCGGGCTGGCGCCGTCGATATTTGCCGTCACTGGCAGGAGCTGGGCTATCTGTTGGTATACATCACCGGTAGGCCAGATATGCAACAGCAACGGGTACTTTCCTGGCTGAGCCAGCATAATTTCCCTCACGGGCTAGTTTCGTTTGCCGATGGGTTTTCAACGGACCCTCTGGGTCACAAATCCGCCTATTTGAATAACTTGATACAGAACCATGGAGTGATTGTTCACCTCGCCTACGGTAGCAGCAAAGATATTAGTGTGTATACGAGCATCGGATTGAAACCAAAGCAGATATTTATTGTAGGCAAG GTGAGCAAGAAACATCAACTATTGGCGACACCACTAACGGAAGGCTATGCTTCTCACCTGAGTTCCTTGATAGCTCCAGGAGGTTCCCGGCCAGCCCAAGGCAATGCCCGCATGGTCATACCAAGGGGCTGCTTTAATCTTCCCGGCCAAAACCAGTCCATTCGCAGGAGAAG CAATAATGACGCGGGGATATCATCGCCGGTGCGCAGCGGATTTCTCAAACGGAAAACATATCTCCACTAA
- the LOC129761984 gene encoding protein retinal degeneration B isoform X1, which produces MLIKEYRIPLPLTVEEYRIAQLYMIAKKSRDESKGAGSGVEIIVNEPYQDGPGGNGQYTRKIYHVGSHLPGWIKGLLPKSALTVEEEAWNAYPYTKTRYTCPFVEKFSLEIETYYFSDNGYQDNVFKLSGGDLRNRIVDTIDIVKDQLTGADYIREEDPTLYVSEKTGRGPLGEHWLADYWDEVRGKNQPTANNMSLMCAYKLCRVEFRYWGMQTKLEKFIHDVALRKTMVRAHRQAWAWQDEWHGLTMDDIREIERQTQLALQKKMGNEDEEDDERSTSENNSRQSNQFNSIEKTEENSTPQVMKKPTISPPSPEQFSQQPPKVRKHPVVDSSEEDEEEEDGDNKESHEPEASHQNLRNNYLTSVAKLGSKGQLHSPLGSAHSFDLQNANHNVLRRSVANWRMEKLEMDSKSGSEEEFFDCLGELNEQHPSLAKWSSLELLAEEEDSPPLPNDKYQEDTIFSHSYLQRVASERENRRPTLGASSSLDRGSDSPPGSPTLPTCSTTVLLLVMHAGSVLDANSDMTAKKSDVTTFRGAFESVMRQHYPSLVGHVAIRLVPCPSVCTDALGILSSLSPYSFDASPSTIDIPNLTDIPIGAIPLLTTCSPDFQEAVNRSIASANMVYNEFLRTEEGRGFNGQVALIGDSMASVLAHDALGRVNVRHGSEASGLDHIVDFVEVNDLDATKLLTAPSPRRRSSSTSESRLPKFEFEVGDFFMFGSPLAIILAARRLSDSRNGTNKPACSQIYNLFHPTDPVAARLEPLLSARFSLLPPVNIPRYAKYPLGNGQPYHLLELIQSFPHIFSDGPPPRRLSDTSIQSAASGMIDNVPLTTINQLQQRWWGSKRLDYALYCPDGLSNFPAHALPHLFHASYWESSDVIAFILRRIGRFDNLTLVGSDDKEVSSFRPAQAREKWNRKRTSVKLKNVTANHRANDVIVREGEPQKIVARFMYGPLDVITLAGERVDIHVMRDPPGGEWSLLSTETSDKNGRVTYVLPEEQSLGYGIYPVKMVVRGDHTSVDFYLAVVPPKTECIVFSIDGSFTASVSVTGKDPKVRAGAVDICRHWQELGYLLVYITGRPDMQQQRVLSWLSQHNFPHGLVSFADGFSTDPLGHKSAYLNNLIQNHGVIVHLAYGSSKDISVYTSIGLKPKQIFIVGKVSKKHQLLATPLTEGYASHLSSLIAPGGSRPAQGNARMVIPRGCFNLPGQNQSIRRRSNNDAGISSPVRSGFLKRKTYLH; this is translated from the exons ATGTTGATAAAGGAGTACAGGATACCACTGCCGCTCACGGTGGAGGAATACAGGATAGCTCAGCTTTACATGATAGCG AAAAAGAGCCGCGATGAAAGTAAAGGCGCCGGAAGTGGTGTGGAGATTATCGTCAACGAGCCCTACCAGGATGGGCCGGGCGGAAATGGGCAGTATACTCGGAAGATATATCACGTGGGGAGCCACCTTCCCGGTTGGATCAAAGGATTGCTACCGAAGAGTGCACTCACGGTGGAAGAGGAAGCGTGGAATGCCTATCCGTACACCAAAACGCGATACACGTGTCCTTTCGTGGAGAAGTTCTCGTTGGAGATAGAAACCTACTACTTTTCCGACAATGGTTACCAGGATAATGTGTTTAAGCTGAGCGGAGGCGATTTGCGAAATCGAATAGTAGATACCATCGACATTGTGAAGGATCAGCTGACCGGAGCGGATTATATCCGCGAGGAAGATCCGACGCTGTATGTTTCGGAGAAAACGGGACGAGGCCCTCTGGGAGAGCACTGGCTGGCTGACTATTGGGATGAGGTGAGAGGGAAGAACCAACCAACGGCAAACAATATGTCACTGATGTGCGCTTACAAGCTGTGCCGAGTCGAGTTTCGCTACTGGGGTATGCAAACCaagttggaaaaattcattcacGATGTTGCGTTGCGGAAAACCATGGTCCGGGCCCATCGTCAAGCGTGGGCCTGGCAGGACGAATGGCACGGTCTCACCATGGACGACATCCGTGAAATCGAGCGACAGACGCAGCTAGCGCTTCAGAAGAAAATGGGCAATGAGGATGAGGAAGATGATG AGCGAAGCACATCGGAAAATAACAGCCGCCAATCGAATCAATTCAATTCGATTGAAAAGACTGAAGAAAATTCTACACCTCAGGTCATGAAGAAGCCCACTATATCACCTCCGTCGCCAGAACAGTTTTCACAGCAACCACCGAAGGTTAGGAAGCATCCTGTGGTAGATAGTTCCGAGGAAGATGAGGAGGAAGAAGATGGCGATAATAAGGAATCGCATGAGCCGGAAGCGAGTCATCAGAACCTACGCAATAATTACCTGACCAGTGTGGCAAAATTGGGATCAAAAGGGCAACTCCACTCACCGCTTGGTTCGGCACATAGTTTCGATCTGCAG aacGCAAATCACAATGTATTACGAAGAAGT GTCGCGAATTGGCGCATGGAAAAGCTGGAGATGGATTCGAAATCCGGCTCTGAAGAGGAGTTCTTCGATTGCCTTG GTGAATTGAACGAGCAACATCCATCGCTGGCCAAATGGAGTTCACTGGAACTACTCGCCGAAGAGGAGGACAGCCCACCGCTACCGAACGACAAGTACCAGGAGGATACCATCTTTTCGCACAGTTATCTACAGCGGGTCGCATCCGAGAGGGAGAATCGTCGCCCGACGCTAGGTGCTTCGTCGAGTTTGGATCGAGGATCCGATTCGCCTCCGGGGTCACCTACACTGCCCACTTGCTCTACCACAGTACTGTTGCTGGTGATGCATGCCGGGAGTGTGTTGGACGCAAATTCTGACATGACTGCCAAGAAATCCGATGTGACCACGTTTCGGGGGGCGTTCGAGTCGGTTATGCGACAACACTATCCATCGTTGGTGGGTCACGTGGCGATACGATTGGTTCCTTGCCCATCCGTTTGTACCGATGCGTTGGGTATTCTGTCCAGCCTGAGTCCATACTCGTTCGACGCGTCCCCTTCGACAATTGACATTCCAAATCTGACAGATATACCCATCGGAGCCATTCCTCTGCTGACTACGTGTTCGCCTGACTTTCAGGAAGCTGTCAATCGGTCTATTGCCAGCGCCAATATGGTTTACAACGAGTTCTTGAGGACCGAAGAGGGCAGAGGGTTCAACGGTCAAGTGGCTCTTATTGGGGATTCCATGGCAAGTGTTTTGGCCCACGATGCCTTGGGTAGGGTAAATGTCCGACATGGGAGTGAAGCTTCCGGATTAGATCACATAGTGGACTTCGTTGAAGTGAATGATCTGGACGCTACCAAGCTGTTGACGGCTCCTTCCCCACGACGGAGGTCTTCCTCAACCAGTGAATCAAGACTTCCAAAGTTTGAATTTGAAGTGGGGGATTTCTTCATGTTCGGTAGTCCTCTGGCTATTATACTGGCAGCTCGCAGGCTGAGTGACAGTCGCAACGGTACCAACAAACCTGCCTGCTCCCAAATCTACAACCTATTCCATCCGACCGATCCGGTTGCAGCCCGTCTCGAACCTCTTCTGAGCGCGCGCTTCTCATTGCTTCCACCGGTTAACATTCCCCGCTATGCAAAGTATCCACTAGGTAACGGTCAACCATACCACCTGCTGGAGCTGATACAATCTTTCCCGCATATATTCAGCGATGGGCCACCTCCGAGACGACTCTCGGACACCTCGATCCAAAGCGCCGCCTCCGGAATGATCGATAACGTTCCGCTAACGACCATCAATCAGCTTCAGCAGCGTTGGTGGGGTTCCAAGCGGTTAGACTACGCTCTCTATTGTCCCGACGGATTGAGTAACTTCCCAGCTCACGCCCTCCCACATCTGTTCCACGCAAGCTACTGGGAGTCCAGCGATGTGATTGCTTTCATTCTCCGTCGCATCGGACGATTCGATAATCTTACTCTGGTGGGATCCGATGATAAGGAGGTGTCGTCCTTCCGCCCGGCACAGGCACGAGAAAAGTGGAACAGGAAGCGAACTTCGGTGAAGCTGAAAAACGTTACCGCCAACCACAGGGCGAACGATGTGATCGTGCGGGAAGGAGAGCCCCAGAAGATAGTGGCGCGGTTTATGTACGGCCCACTAGACGTTATCACGTTGGCCGGCGAGAGAGTTGACATCCACGTGATGAGAGACCCACCGGGTGGTGAGTGGAGTCTCCTTTCCACCGAAACCAGCGACAAGAATGGTCGAGTCACCTATGTTCTACCCGAAGAGCAATCGCTCGGCTATGGTATCTATCCTGTTAAAATGGTTGTGCGAGGTGATCATACCTCGGTCGATTTCTACCTGGCTGTGGTTCCACCGAAAACCGAGTGTATTGTGTTCAGCATAGATGGATCGTTCACTGCATCGGTTTCGGTGACGGGAAAAGATCCCAAGGTTCGGGCTGGCGCCGTCGATATTTGCCGTCACTGGCAGGAGCTGGGCTATCTGTTGGTATACATCACCGGTAGGCCAGATATGCAACAGCAACGGGTACTTTCCTGGCTGAGCCAGCATAATTTCCCTCACGGGCTAGTTTCGTTTGCCGATGGGTTTTCAACGGACCCTCTGGGTCACAAATCCGCCTATTTGAATAACTTGATACAGAACCATGGAGTGATTGTTCACCTCGCCTACGGTAGCAGCAAAGATATTAGTGTGTATACGAGCATCGGATTGAAACCAAAGCAGATATTTATTGTAGGCAAG GTGAGCAAGAAACATCAACTATTGGCGACACCACTAACGGAAGGCTATGCTTCTCACCTGAGTTCCTTGATAGCTCCAGGAGGTTCCCGGCCAGCCCAAGGCAATGCCCGCATGGTCATACCAAGGGGCTGCTTTAATCTTCCCGGCCAAAACCAGTCCATTCGCAGGAGAAG CAATAATGACGCGGGGATATCATCGCCGGTGCGCAGCGGATTTCTCAAACGGAAAACATATCTCCACTAA